CCAACGTTGGGAAGGTATGCTTACAGTAACTTGCCTATGCTAAATAATAACCAAGATATTGGAGCATTGCTGTGCGTGGATGCTCTCCGCCCTAAGCGGACCGGAGGCGTGCGCTTTTGTATCAAGTCAAAAGATAGAAAAGACAAATAGTGAAGGAACACTAAAAACGAAAAGTCTCTTATCCTGCAAATCCAAATTAGAATTCCACCAATCCGCGGTCCGCCCTTTAGGAATTCTTTGCCAACTGAATTAAAGAGAAATGTATCTTCGTAAGGAACGATGCTTGCTTTTGGGAATGATAATCTTTAAACCCGAAAGTTAAAATCATGAAGAAATACAAGTCTGGCGTTTTGTTCGGAGAAGAACTGGAAGCGCTTTACAAAGATGCAAAAGCAAACGCCTTTGCATTACCTGCAGTAAACACTATTGGCACCAATAGTATCAATGCTACACTGGAAACAGCCGCAAAGGTCAACTCTCCTGTAATTATTCAGTTTTCAAATGGCGGCGCCCAGTTTATTGCTGGCAAAGGCATGCCCAACGACAACCTGCAAGGCAACATTTCTGGCGCTATATCAGGGGCCTTACACATTCACAATGTGGCAAAGTATTATGGTGTCCCAGTAGTGCTGCATACTGATCACGCTTCACATAAATGGTTGCCATGGATTAGCGGATTAATTGACGCTGGCGAGCAATATTTTAAAGAAAAAGGACAACCACTTTTCAGCTCACACATGCTGGATCTTTCAGAAGAACCAATTGAAGAAAACATTTCTACTTCAGTAGACTTCTACAAGAGAATGGCTCCCTTAAAAATGGGTATTGAGATTGAGTTAGGCGTAACAGGTGGTGAAGAAGATGGTGTAGATAATAGTGGCGTTGAAAATGAAAAGCTTTACACACAGCCTCATGAAGTAGCCTATGCGTATGAAGAGCTACGAAAAGTCGGCAACTTATTTACAGTGGCTGCAGCCTTTGGTAATGTGCACGGTGTATATAGCCCGGGCAATGTAGAGTTACGCCCCGAAATTTTGAAGAACAGCCAAGAATATATTCAAAAGAAATACAGTACAGACCCTCAACCTGTTTTCTTTGTTTTCCATGGCGGTAGTGGTTCGCCTCAACACCAGATCCGCGAAGCAATTAGCTATGGAGCTATCAAAATGAATATTGACACCGACCTGCAGTGGGCGTTCTGGGAAGGTATCCATGGTTATTATAAAAAGAACGAAGGCTATTTGCAGGGCCAACTGGGTAACCCCGAAGGTGAAGACAAACCCAATAAGAAATACTACGATCCTAGAGTTTGGCTGCGTAAAGCAGAAGAAAGCTTTAGTAAGCGCTTGGAAGTAGCATTTGAAGATCTTAATTGTATTAATAGAAACGCCTGATAATAAGAGCCCTGCTAACACAGGGCTCTTTCATTTTATGTCACCAGTACACATTATGTCAATGGTACACAGTTACTTTGCTAATATTTGGCATCTCCTATCTTTGCCGCACTAATTAAAAAACGATTGCTTTCTAAAACCTTACCATTATGCCAAAAAACATTTCTGAGTTATTGGGCGACAAGGCAGAGTATTTATTAAACCACCAATGCGAAACAATTAGCAAGAACAGCTTGCACTTACCTTCTCCAAATCATGTAGATGAAACCTGGATCAATTCTAACCGTAACAATCAGGTATTGCGCAACATGCAGGCTTTATTAAGTCATGGCCGTTTAGGTGGCACAGGCTATTGCAGCATCTTTCCTGTAGACCAGGGCATTGAACACAGTGGCGGTTCAGCATTTGCACCAAACCCCATCTATTTCGATCCAGAAAACATTATTAAACTGGCTGTTGAAGGCGGATGTAACGCAGTAGCTTCTACTTATGGTGTATTAGGCATTATGAGTCGTAAGTATGCGCATAAAATTCCGTTCATTGTAAAGATCAACCACAATGAGTTCTTAAGCATGCCTAACCGCTTTGACCAAACCATGTTTGGTACCATTAAAAGCGCATGGGATATGGGAGCAGTAGGTGTAGGTGCTACCATCTATTGGGGTTCTGCTGAAAGTGCTCGTCAACTTAAAGAAGTTGCTGAGGCTTTCGAATATGCTCATCAATTGGGTATGGTTACCATCTTGTGGTGCTACCTGCGCAATAACGCCTTTAAAGTAGATGGTGTTGACTATCATACAGCAGCCGATTTAACAGGCCAGGCCAACCATCTGGGTGTTACCCTGCAGGCCGATATCATCAAACAAAAATTACCAACCAACAATGGTGGTTACAATGCAACCAAGCATGGTAAAACCCATAAGCTGGTTTATGAAAAATTATCTTCTGATCACCCAATTGATCTGACACGTTACCAGGCATTAAACTGCTACAATGGTCGTATTGGCTTGATCAACAGTGGCGGTGAAAGTAAAGGTGAAAGTGATATGGTAGAGGCTGTAACCACAGCAGTTATCAACAAACGCGCAGGCGGTATGGGCTTGATTCTTGGCCGTAAAGCCTTCCAGCGTCCATTTGGCGATGGAGTAGAAATGCTGAATGCTATTCAGGATGTATACCTGGATGATTCTATCACTATTGCTTAATAAAGTAGTAAAGCACAATAAAGCCTCACTAACTAGTGAGGCTTTTTATTTGTTTCTTCTCCAATATTATTCCTCTATTTTCAAGCTAACAATTCATTCATTGTATAGCATATTATTTGCTCATTACGTATACTATGCCAATAGATAAACCATACGATGTTATTATAGTGGGTGCCGGTGCCGCAGGCCTCATGGCTGCTTGGGAGCTTATAGCAGCGGGTAAATCGGTATTAATACTTGAAGCCAGAAGCCGCTGTGGCGGTCGCATCCTAACTATAACAGATGACAATTTCCCTATACCAATAGAATTGGGTGCCGAGTTTGTACACGGCAATTTACCAACTACAAAAAAACTGGTAAAAAAAGCAGGAACTAAATGGCACAAAGTAAAAGGCAGCTTTTGGCAACATAGGCACGGGAGGCTGTTCCAAAGTGAAGAACAAATTCTTGGTAGTGATAAAGTATTGAATGCTTTGGATGAAGTAAAAGAAGACATACCCATCGCACAGTTTTTAAACACCTTCTTTCCGGAAGATGAGGAAATTAGAGAGGGGCTTAAAAGCTACGTTGAAGGCTACTATGCGGGCGATATAAACCGTGTCAGTACGTTTGCCCTGAAAGAAGAATTAGAAGAAAGTGATGACGAGGATTACCGCATTGAAGGTGGCTACAAAACAATCATAGACTATCTAGTCAAAGAAGTACAAGGTCAGGGATGCAAAATAATGCTGGACACCCCTGTTTTAGCTATCGAATGGAAACCAGGCGAAGTAATGGTTGCTACTAAAAACCAAACCTTTCAGTCAGAGATGGTTATTATTACCGCCCCGTTGGAAGTTTTACGGAATAATACCATAGCCTTCTTCCCTACCTTACCTCAATTACATGAAGCGTTAGACAGTTTAGGTTACGGACCAGCCATCAAAATTTTATTTTCCTTCAAGACAGCTTTTTGGGAAGAAAACAGTGAGTTAAAAGACCTATCCATGCTCTTTTCTGACGAAGTCATTCCAACCTGGTGGACGCAATTTCCCAAACAAGTACCGGTATTAGTTGGCTGGGCTGCTGGTGGCCAAGCTAAGGATTTAGTTCTTCTTGAAAAAGAAGAGTTGTGTGAAAAAGCACTTCATGCATTAGCAAACATTTTAAATGTTTCAGATGCATTCCTAAAAAAACAACTAAAAGGTTGGTGCCTTAACAATTGGAGTAAAAATCCATATACCCGTGGCGCATATTCTTACGATACGGTCAATGAAAACCAGTTTAAGAATACAATAAAGGCAGGTATAGACAATACGATTTTCTTTGCGGGTGAAGGTTGGTTTCATGGATTAGAACTTGGAACAGTAGAAGCTGCATTTAATAGTGGCAAAGAAACAGCGCAACACATTATAGCCCGCTCTAAAAAGAAAAACGGAAACTAAAGAATACACCAAATCGTTTCCCGGTATAAGTAGGTGAAATATTGCTTGGCAAGGCCCTCCAAACAAAGTCTACACGTAATACTCGGAATATATTATCAACCCCTGTTCCAAGCTCTAAATAGGTTTTACCATCTAGTGTTTGAAAAGGATGCTGACCTACAAAGTTCAGCTGTTTATTAGCATCAGATAGCCTACCCCACAAAGCCTTAGCTGTCCAGAACTGTCGAAAGCCAAATCTCCGCGTTGGCAATAAACGAAACAGGCCATTACCAAAGTTGTGTTCAAAATTGATCCCCGCATATTTATCATGAATAAACTCATAGCGGTTGATCATATTGTAAGCATAGCGGTTGTAATAATAAATTTCATTACCCGGTGCTATATCCAAAAAAACATAGGGTAAAGTACCAAACGTTTTCCCGGCAAACACATTGTAGTAAATACTACCAAAGGGTGGTATCTTTTTAAAATTGCTGACACCTACCATTATTTTATGATAATCATACGCACTATTATTAATACCACTTATTCCCTTTGTGTATTTGGCTTCTATTATAGGGTAAGGACTTCCCAAACTGGTGCGGTAAAAGGTATTTTCAAGAAACTTTTCCAAGTAGGCAAAACGTAATCTTACAGAAGCCTCAAACGTTGTTAGCGGATCAGCCTTAGATTGCGTAAACAATTCCTTCGATGGCAAGTTTTGAACGGGGTTATAGGCTTTATGCCTTCCAGAAAGCAGTACCGATAATCCACTATGCCATTCTTTAAACCCATCCAAACGATACTCTTCTAATTTGATATACTTGATTGGCACCCCATTTTTTCGGATGGCCAATGCAAATATGTTGTCAGAGCTGATCTCACCATAATAATTCTGCCCATAATCAAAGTCATTTACATAAGAGCCGTATAAATAGCTTCTCGGACTTCTATTCAATAAATACATGGCATCAAACTCACCCTTAAATTTCTGATCTTTAAAACCATAGGCGCCGTATCCATGAAACACTACCTTTTGACTAAACTTACTATTTGTAGCTAAATCAAAGCGCAGTCGCAAGCCTTCTACATAATTACCAGATATCCAATTCTGCCAAGGGCCAATTTGAAACTTATTAATATTATAATAGCCCGTACTAATAAAGTTGA
This genomic interval from Flavisolibacter tropicus contains the following:
- the fbaA gene encoding class II fructose-bisphosphate aldolase: MKKYKSGVLFGEELEALYKDAKANAFALPAVNTIGTNSINATLETAAKVNSPVIIQFSNGGAQFIAGKGMPNDNLQGNISGAISGALHIHNVAKYYGVPVVLHTDHASHKWLPWISGLIDAGEQYFKEKGQPLFSSHMLDLSEEPIEENISTSVDFYKRMAPLKMGIEIELGVTGGEEDGVDNSGVENEKLYTQPHEVAYAYEELRKVGNLFTVAAAFGNVHGVYSPGNVELRPEILKNSQEYIQKKYSTDPQPVFFVFHGGSGSPQHQIREAISYGAIKMNIDTDLQWAFWEGIHGYYKKNEGYLQGQLGNPEGEDKPNKKYYDPRVWLRKAEESFSKRLEVAFEDLNCINRNA
- a CDS encoding class I fructose-bisphosphate aldolase, which translates into the protein MPKNISELLGDKAEYLLNHQCETISKNSLHLPSPNHVDETWINSNRNNQVLRNMQALLSHGRLGGTGYCSIFPVDQGIEHSGGSAFAPNPIYFDPENIIKLAVEGGCNAVASTYGVLGIMSRKYAHKIPFIVKINHNEFLSMPNRFDQTMFGTIKSAWDMGAVGVGATIYWGSAESARQLKEVAEAFEYAHQLGMVTILWCYLRNNAFKVDGVDYHTAADLTGQANHLGVTLQADIIKQKLPTNNGGYNATKHGKTHKLVYEKLSSDHPIDLTRYQALNCYNGRIGLINSGGESKGESDMVEAVTTAVINKRAGGMGLILGRKAFQRPFGDGVEMLNAIQDVYLDDSITIA
- a CDS encoding flavin monoamine oxidase family protein; translation: MPIDKPYDVIIVGAGAAGLMAAWELIAAGKSVLILEARSRCGGRILTITDDNFPIPIELGAEFVHGNLPTTKKLVKKAGTKWHKVKGSFWQHRHGRLFQSEEQILGSDKVLNALDEVKEDIPIAQFLNTFFPEDEEIREGLKSYVEGYYAGDINRVSTFALKEELEESDDEDYRIEGGYKTIIDYLVKEVQGQGCKIMLDTPVLAIEWKPGEVMVATKNQTFQSEMVIITAPLEVLRNNTIAFFPTLPQLHEALDSLGYGPAIKILFSFKTAFWEENSELKDLSMLFSDEVIPTWWTQFPKQVPVLVGWAAGGQAKDLVLLEKEELCEKALHALANILNVSDAFLKKQLKGWCLNNWSKNPYTRGAYSYDTVNENQFKNTIKAGIDNTIFFAGEGWFHGLELGTVEAAFNSGKETAQHIIARSKKKNGN